In Bernardetia litoralis DSM 6794, the genomic window TGCAGATAGAATAGAAAAAGTAGATTTTTACAAAACAATAAAACTACCTACTAACAAAGAAGATAGCTTTGATATTTCTCAAGAAACATTCTTAACTTCTGTGACTCAAGTACCTTCACAGTTAGAAATGACTGTTCAAGACTTGATTACGGGTACTGCATATAGTACTGAAAATGAAATTCCAGGTGGAGCTATTTGGGATGTGCGTTGGGAAATTACATTAAAAGATGGCAAACTACTTCGTCCAACAGATACTACTGAAATAGATTTTCGTTGTCCATCTAATTTATTAGATTCTCCAAATGAAGTAGCTACTTATCTTGCAAGTCATAATGGATGTCAAGCTGAACCAGTAAACGTAACTATCGAAAGAGATACATTATCAGCAGAAACAAATAAATATCTTATTAGTGATATTGCAGCAGGATATGTAATAGACTGTAATGGAGAACCTAATTTTAGACTTCCATTTGGCTTTTCTGAAACTTGTGGAATAATTTCAAAAGAATCAAAATCATTTGTTAGTCGTCGTTTTGCTATTATAGAGGGTAGTACTTGGGATGATGCTACAAAAACGCTTAAAATCATTTGGACAAATCCTTTAGATGGACAAACAATTACATCTACCTTTGTCAAACAATAGATAGATTTATCCTCAAAAAAAACTAAAAAGCGAAACAATCTGTTTCGCTTTTTTTATGCTCAATATCTTCAATGAATAAATCAAAATTATGAAATCAATTAGTATTTTAGGTTGTGGCTGGCTCGGATTAGAAACAGCCAAATTTTTTGTAGAAAAAGGAATACAAGTAAACGGTTCAACTACCTCAAAAGAAAAAATAGAAAATTTAGAAAAAAAAGGAATAAAACCTTTTCATTTAGAATTGAATAAGAAGAATATAAATAAATTTAAAAATAATTCGAATGAATTTTTCAAAGATTTTTTTGAAACAGATATTTGTTTGATAAATATTCCACCACCAAAAGAGAACAAAGAATTTTATAAAACTCAAATGGAATTTATCGCAACTCATTTGCTAAAAAATAAAAAAGCAACCAAAAAAATAATTTTCATTAGCTCAACTTCTATCTATAAAAATACTTTGCAGTTGTCGGTATCCCTACGAACGACACAACTTGAATCCTTTGAAGATGATGTTCAAACTTTAGAAAAAGCCAATCGAAAAGATATTTTTGAAGCTGAAAATGTATTTATTCAAGCTAGTAAAACTAATGATTTAGATGTTGTTATTTTGCGTGCAGGTGGACTTATGGGAGGAAAAAGAATAGCAGGAAAGTATTTTACAGGCAAAAAAGACTTAAATACAGGGCAAATTCCTGTAAATTTCATACATAGACAGGATTTGATAAATATTATTTATCTAATTTCTGAAAAAACAGATAAAAAAAGCCTTCTTATTGATAAAAAATGTAACAAATATGAAGTTTTTAACGTAGTCTGTCCTATTCATCCAATACGCCAAAAAGTATATCAAAAGAATGCAAAAGAGTATAATTTTGAAGCTCCAACATTTAAAAACAATAATCAAACATCTGATTACAAGATAATTAACTCAAATAAATTAGAAAAAATATTAGGGTACGAATTTATCTACCCAAACCCGTTATATTTTCCAGTAGAAAGTTAATTTAAGAAGTTTTTAATAGTAAAAACCTAAAAAAGGTACTTTAAAACACTAAAATTAATTTCTCAAAAAATAGCCTTTTTTCGATAAAAGTCATTAAAAAAATTAACTTTGTGTTAATACAGATATTGATTTATACCC contains:
- a CDS encoding UDP-glucose/GDP-mannose dehydrogenase family, NAD-binding domain protein, encoding MKSISILGCGWLGLETAKFFVEKGIQVNGSTTSKEKIENLEKKGIKPFHLELNKKNINKFKNNSNEFFKDFFETDICLINIPPPKENKEFYKTQMEFIATHLLKNKKATKKIIFISSTSIYKNTLQLSVSLRTTQLESFEDDVQTLEKANRKDIFEAENVFIQASKTNDLDVVILRAGGLMGGKRIAGKYFTGKKDLNTGQIPVNFIHRQDLINIIYLISEKTDKKSLLIDKKCNKYEVFNVVCPIHPIRQKVYQKNAKEYNFEAPTFKNNNQTSDYKIINSNKLEKILGYEFIYPNPLYFPVES